The window CGCCCGGCGACGTTCTGCCGCCACAGCGGGTCGCCGCGCAAGCCGAACATGCCGGCGATCTTGACCGCATTGGACAACACCGGCCCCACGTCGCCGGCCAGCAAGGCCCGCAACGGCGCGTCCACCTCGGCCACGCGCGCTTCAGCATCGGGATTGGTCAACAGGAACCAGGCCAGCGGCGCGGCAACCAGCAGCATCACCAGCCAAAAGAGGGCGATCTCGCGCCACAGCCGGCGAAACGTCGCCCGGTGGAATAAGGCCAGATAGAGCGTGTAGAGCGCGAAGAAAATGGGCACGGCGCGGGCGGCCATGTAGGTGTGGAGGCTAAGCCCGGCGAAAAGACCCGCTATCAACGCAGGAAGGTACGACCGCCAACCGTCGAGGGCTGACAGCCCTCGGCCGCGGTCAGCCGTAGCCGAACTTTTCCCTTCACCCGTTCTCCCCTGCGCCCCTGCACCCCTGCTCCCCTGCACCTCTGCGCCGAGACGCCACCACCAATAGGCGGCCAGCCCGGAAAAGACAGGCAGCGAAATTGCCCGTAGCGCCAGTCGGCTATAGAACACCGGCCAGAACAGGACGGCCAGGAAAGCGGCCGACCACAGCCCCACCCGCGCCCCAAACAGCCGCCGCCCCAATGCATAGCCGACGGCCACCAGCACGATGCCGAAATAGGCCGACGGCAGCCGCAAGGCCAGGGCATGATCGCCGACCAGCGCGCCGAAGGCGGCTTGCAGGTAATGGTAGAGCGCCTCGTGGCCGTAAGCCTCGGTGAAGTAGATGGCGTGTTCGCCGCGCAAGATGTCCTGATTGATCAGCCAGTGGGCCACCTCGTCATGCTCCAGGCCGGGCGGCGTGGCCCCGCGCGGGGTGGGGAAGTTGTCCAGCCCCACGAAGCGAAAGGCGGCGGCGGCCAGGAGGATGAGGGTCATGAGGACGACGGACGACGGACGACGGACGAGGGCGGAAAGAGCAGGGGTGCAGGGGTGCAGGGGTGCAGGGGTGATCTCCGTAGCTCCCCTGCTCCCCTGCTCCCCTGCTCCCTTTTTCCCCTGCTCCCCTGCTTTCACACGCCCCCCAACCGCCGCGCCACCGGCCCCGGCAGCACGGCCAGCAACGCGGCGCGCTCTTCCGGCTCGATGACCCGCAGCGCGAACAGCCCGACTATATAGACGACAACCCCCAGCGCCAGGGCCACGATCAGGTGCAACTGGTTGCCCAGCCACATGGCGGCCAGCATGATCGCCGTTAGCAGCACCGGCCGCCCGGCCAGCCGCAGCCAATCAATGCCGGCGTCACGCGAGCGGGCGTAGTAGGCGAAGACGAGCAGCAACACCACCTCGGACAGGATGGTGACGACACCGGCGGCGACGAAGCTATAGCGCGGGATGAGCAGCAGGTTGGCGATGACGTTGAAGCCCACGGCCACGGTGAAAGCCCGTGGCTGCATCCGCTCCAGCCCCAGAGCGATGAGCACGTAATTGGTCACGCTATTGAGCCAGCCGAACGGGATCGACCAGATGATGATCTGCAGGGCTATGGCCCCCTGGGGCAGGAATTCCCGCCCGCCCAGGAAGCCGATGAGCGGCGGCGCGGCAAAGGTCGTCAGCGCGGCGATGGGCAGGGCCAGCAGCAGCATCAACTTGAGCGAGACGCGATACATGCGCCGCGCGGCATCCATATTGTCCTTGATGGCCCGCGAGATGATCGGGAACAAGGCCAGGGTGAAATAGGACGGGATGATCTGTAGCGCGTTGAACCACTTCCAGGCGCTGTTGTACCAGCCGACGACCTTCTCGCCGTCCGGCAGCAGTTGGCGCAGCAGCAGCACGTCGATGGAGATGAAGATCGTTTGCAGCAGATGGATGAGCATCAGTGGGAAGCCCAGCCGCAACATGCCGCGCATCAGCGTCCGGTCGAGCGTCCACGGCCCGCGCAGATCGAAGCGGCGAAAGGCCAGCGCCGCCAGCACGATCAGGGTAATCAGGTTGACGACGATGGAAACGGCCGCCAGCCCCACGAAGCTGTAGCCGGCCAACAGCGCGGCCACACCCAGCCCAACCTTCAGGATGGTCGTCACGGTCGACATGGCCGCCGGCACCTCGGCCTCCTCGTGGACGTAGAACAGCCCGGCCACGCCCAGCGCCAGCCCGGAGAAGACCATGCCGACCATCATAAAGACGATGGCCGCCAACTCGGCCCCGGAGAGCGGGTTGGGGCCGCGGGCGGCGACGAAGACGTAGGCCAGGATGGGCAGGGCGGCGATGAGGGCCGTGAACAGGCGCAGGACGCTGGAGTTGAGCAGGAAGCGGCCGGCCTGCCCGCGATCTTGCGACACGTCGCGGATGAGCAGGATATTGAGGCCGTAGTTGGCGACGATCTCGAAGATGCCGGCCGTGGCGATGGCCGTGGCGAAGCTGCCCGCCGCCGCCGGGCCGAGCACGCGCAAATAGAAGGCGGCGAACACAAAGTCGATGCCCTTGTTGAACAGGTTGAGGGCCATCGGCGCGGCGCTGTTCTTGGCGATGCTGCGGGTCGTTGTGGCCGCCGACTCCGGCCGGTAAAAGCGCCGCCAGCCCCAGACGCCAAGGGCAAACGCCAGCACGGTGACGCCCATGAACGACATCAGGCCGCCCAGCTGGAAGCTGCGCGGGCTATAGCGGAAACGCACCGTCCACTGGCCCGGCTCCAGCCGCACGCCGCGAAAGTTGCCGTTGACGCGCACGATCTCGACTTCTTGCTCGTCCTCTTCGCTGCTGCCGGCCGGGCGCACGTAGGCCCGCCAGCCGGGGAAGAAGCTGTCGTTCAGGATGAGCCACGACGGCTGCGCGGCGGCGGCATCGACCACGACCTGATTATTCGTGGCGCTGGTGATGGTCGCCGGGGTTAGCTCGCCGGGCTGGGGCGGGGCGGCCGATGCGCTCGACTCGATGACGA is drawn from Candidatus Promineifilum breve and contains these coding sequences:
- a CDS encoding glycosyltransferase family 39 protein; the encoded protein is MKAGEQGKKGAGEQGSRGATEITPAPLHPCTPALSALVRRPSSVVLMTLILLAAAAFRFVGLDNFPTPRGATPPGLEHDEVAHWLINQDILRGEHAIYFTEAYGHEALYHYLQAAFGALVGDHALALRLPSAYFGIVLVAVGYALGRRLFGARVGLWSAAFLAVLFWPVFYSRLALRAISLPVFSGLAAYWWWRLGAEVQGSRGAGAQGRTGEGKSSATADRGRGLSALDGWRSYLPALIAGLFAGLSLHTYMAARAVPIFFALYTLYLALFHRATFRRLWREIALFWLVMLLVAAPLAWFLLTNPDAEARVAEVDAPLRALLAGDVGPVLSNAVKIAGMFGLRGDPLWRQNVAGRPVFDPILAALFYAGVALSLWRWREARHGFLLLWLATGAIPSLVTIDAPSSIRLINALPVLMLFPLVFIHTTPDLSTYWDKLSTVLVTRLLSILLLILLLYSGWSTTVALWRVWPANDEVRFVWQAALTEAAAYLDTSAAGGAMAVGGWTPETMDPPTMALTLRRDDLALRYFDPSQSVMLPAAVDGQPSRIVLPTALPLAPHLRQLLALWERLQGEFTLYEIPARLDIGPQRALDADFGGELRLLGYDVVAGCDVGGPCQLATYWQVTAAADGPRRVFLHAVDDDGEIVAQDDRLGIPADHWRAGDLFIQLLTLPRTAAEQQLGVYDPMDGRRLMTDGGDYLILDLQK